In Homo sapiens chromosome 11, GRCh38.p14 Primary Assembly, one DNA window encodes the following:
- the PRG2 gene encoding bone marrow proteoglycan isoform 1 preproprotein (isoform 1 preproprotein is encoded by transcript variant 3) has translation MKLPLLLALLFGAVSALHLRSETSTFETPLGAKTLPEDEETPEQEMEETPCRELEEEEEWGSGSEDASKKDGAVESISVPDMVDKNLTCPEEEDTVKVVGIPGCQTCRYLLVRSLQTFSQAWFTCRRCYRGNLVSIHNFNINYRIQCSVSALNQGQVWIGGRITGSGRCRRFQWVDGSRWNFAYWAAHQPWSRGGHCVALCTRGGHWRRAHCLRRLPFICSY, from the exons ATGAAACTCCCCTTACTTCTGGCTCTTCTATTTGGGGCAGTTTCTGCTCTTCATCTAA GGTCTGAGACTTCCACCTTTGAGACCCCTTTGGGTGCTAAGACGCTGCCTGAGGATGAGGAGACACCAGAGCAGGAGATGGAGGAGACCCCTTGCAGGgagctggaggaagaggaggagtggGGCTCTGGAAGTGAAGATGCCTCCAAGAAAGATGGGGCTGTTGAGTCTATCTCAGTGCCAGATATGGTGGACAAAAACCTTACGTGTCCTGAGGAAGAGGACACAGTAAAAGTGGTGGGCATCCCTGGGTGCCAGACCTGCCGCTACCTCCTGGTGAGAAGTCTTCAGACGTTTAGTCAAGCTTGG TTTACTTGCCGGAGGTGCTACAGGGGCAACCTGGTTTCCATCCACAACTTCAATATTAATTATCGAATCCAGTGTTCTGTCAGCGCGCTCAACCAGGGTCAAGTCTGGATTGGAGGCAGGATCACAGGCTCG GGTCGCTGCAGACGCTTTCAGTGGGTTGACGGCAGCCGCTGGAACTTTGCATACTGGGCTGCTCACCAGCCCTGGTCCCGCGGTGGTCACTGCGTGGCCCTGTGTACCCGAG GAGGCCACTGGCGTCGAGCCCACTGCCTCAGAAGACTTCCTTTCATCTGTTCCTACTGA
- the PRG2 gene encoding bone marrow proteoglycan isoform 2 preproprotein (isoform 2 preproprotein is encoded by transcript variant 2), with amino-acid sequence MKLPLLLALLFGAVSALHLRSETSTFETPLGAKTLPEDEETPEQEMEETPCRELEEEEEWGSGSEDASKKDGAVESISVPDMVDKNLTCPEEEDTVKVVGIPGCQTCRYLLFTCRRCYRGNLVSIHNFNINYRIQCSVSALNQGQVWIGGRITGSGRCRRFQWVDGSRWNFAYWAAHQPWSRGGHCVALCTRGGHWRRAHCLRRLPFICSY; translated from the exons ATGAAACTCCCCTTACTTCTGGCTCTTCTATTTGGGGCAGTTTCTGCTCTTCATCTAA GGTCTGAGACTTCCACCTTTGAGACCCCTTTGGGTGCTAAGACGCTGCCTGAGGATGAGGAGACACCAGAGCAGGAGATGGAGGAGACCCCTTGCAGGgagctggaggaagaggaggagtggGGCTCTGGAAGTGAAGATGCCTCCAAGAAAGATGGGGCTGTTGAGTCTATCTCAGTGCCAGATATGGTGGACAAAAACCTTACGTGTCCTGAGGAAGAGGACACAGTAAAAGTGGTGGGCATCCCTGGGTGCCAGACCTGCCGCTACCTCCTG TTTACTTGCCGGAGGTGCTACAGGGGCAACCTGGTTTCCATCCACAACTTCAATATTAATTATCGAATCCAGTGTTCTGTCAGCGCGCTCAACCAGGGTCAAGTCTGGATTGGAGGCAGGATCACAGGCTCG GGTCGCTGCAGACGCTTTCAGTGGGTTGACGGCAGCCGCTGGAACTTTGCATACTGGGCTGCTCACCAGCCCTGGTCCCGCGGTGGTCACTGCGTGGCCCTGTGTACCCGAG GAGGCCACTGGCGTCGAGCCCACTGCCTCAGAAGACTTCCTTTCATCTGTTCCTACTGA
- the PRG3 gene encoding proteoglycan 3 precursor, with the protein MQCLLLLPFLLLGTVSALHLENDAPHLESLETQADLGQDLDSSKEQERDLALTEEVIQAEGEEVKASACQDNFEDEEAMESDPAALDKDFQCPREEDIVEVQGSPRCKICRYLLVRTPKTFAEAQNVCSRCYGGNLVSIHDFNFNYRIQCCTSTVNQAQVWIGGNLRGWFLWKRFCWTDGSHWNFAYWSPGQPGNGQGSCVALCTKGGYWRRAQCDKQLPFVCSF; encoded by the exons ATGCAATGCCTCTTGCTCCTGCCCTTTCTCCTGCTGGGAACAGTTTCTGCTCTTCATCTGG AGAATGATGCCCCCCATCTGGAGAGCCTAGAGACACAGGCAGACCTAGGCCAGGATCTGGATAGTTcaaaggagcaggagagagactTGGCTCTGACGGAGGAGGTGattcaggcagagggagaggaggtcaaggcttctgCCTGTCAAGACAACTTTGAGGATGAGGAAGCCATGGAGTCGGACCCAGCTGCCTTAGACAAGGACTTCCAGTGCCCCAGGGAAGAAGACATTGTTGAAGTGCAGGGAAGTCCAAGGTGCAAGATCTGCCGCTACCTATTGGTGCGGACTCCTAAAACTTTTGCAGAAGCTCAG AATGTCTGCAGCAGATGCTACGGAGGCAACCTTGTCTCTATCCATGACTTCAACTTCAACTATCGCATTCAGTGCTGCACTAGCACAGTCAACCAAGCCCAGGTCTGGATTGGAGGCAACCTCAGGGGCTGG TTCCTGTGGAAGCGGTTTTGCTGGACTGATGGGAGCCACTGGAATTTTGCTTACTGGTCCCCAGGGCAACCTGGGAATGGGCAAGGCTCCTGTGTGGCCCTATGCACCAAAG GAGGTTATTGGCGACGAGCTCAATGCGACAAGCAACTGCCCTTCGTCTGCTCCTTCTAA